One Lepus europaeus isolate LE1 chromosome X, mLepTim1.pri, whole genome shotgun sequence genomic window carries:
- the LOC133752429 gene encoding large ribosomal subunit protein bL33m-like encodes MFLSAVSFAKSKSKTILVRMISQVGTGFSFNTKRSRLREKLTLLHYDPVVNKKVLFVEQKKICSL; translated from the coding sequence ATGTTCCTCTCAGCGGTCTCCTTTGCCAAGAGCAAGTCAAAAACCATTCTGGTGAGAATGATCAGCCAGGTGGGCACGGGCTTCTCCTTCAACACCAAGAGGAGCCGGCTGCGGGAGAAGCTGACTCTTCTGCATTACGATCCAGTGGTGAACAAAAAAGTCCTCTTCgtggaacagaaaaaaatatgctcACTCTAA